The Parambassis ranga chromosome 1, fParRan2.1, whole genome shotgun sequence genome includes a region encoding these proteins:
- the LOC114432476 gene encoding zinc finger protein 578, with protein MSDLDTLIVTFQTQLSDVMETVVKTAMFEVTKLVEDVLLVEVKRRNEEVETLRLQLQWTERKFSDQAAKEEEVKTGRCVHCARDGVELSADSAEERCKDQQDDMMRGCNVKTESDSGERWMASCRQEVISESPQEAADPTVSQSPEREPPETEEEDMIAAVDMKEEEVNKPSCLAVRVGGWSGDHDGDAAPESDSEMVEAQPKQPQENCEKLLRNVIKQDPQISAAYAFPKDQQESHMASEPPHTSSFEMDNTTWAGLTVTTAALLQNQNPTKSKSSVKATDELSNSVRADVQVTPGRDQISSSGTPKARHSEALGVTIKEEVIIDSDGESAHMEKKNKPGIASLLCSVKQHKVSSGAHKLNHISHKATVQEVMKLHSKVGTGLRLQAAIQHLHRPMKKAPHTLSNSTAAALSLAHSQVINLNNLNRIPSTSKAAAPPLLSVQRLHLSDKQTSPLNRAGAPWVSIKSQHQSVNSHHANPALHPDSQVQAGPRHLLRCSQCGKCFPHPSNLKAHLQTHTGERPFCCSLCGRSFTKLSNLKAHRRVHTGERPYCCLACGKRFTQKCNLKRHQRIHLDV; from the exons ATGTCGGACTTGGACACCCTCATAGTCACCTTTCAGACCCAGCTCTCGGATGTGATGGAGACTGTGGTGAAAACGGCAATGTTTGAGGTCACCAAGCTGGTGGAAGACGTCTTGCTGGTGGAGGTGAAGCGCAGGAATGAGGAGGTGGAGAccctgaggctgcagctgcagtggaCTGAGAGGAAATTCAGTGACCAAGcggcaaaagaagaagaggtgaaGACGGGAAGGTGTGTTCACTGTGCAAGGGATGGTGTGGAACTGTCTGCTGACTCTGCAGAAGAAAGGTGTAAAGACCAGCAGGATg ACATGATGAGGGGCTGTAATGTGAAAACGGAGAGTGATTCTGGTGAAAGATGGATGGCAAGCTGCCGCCAGGAAGTCATTTCAGAGTCACCACAGGAGGCAGCAGATCCCACAGTCAGCCAGAGTCCTGAAAGGGAGCCACCG gaaacagaagaagaggatATGATAGCAGCTGTGGatatgaaggaggaagaggttAATAAGCCGTCGTGTTTGGCTGTGCGAGTGGGAGGGTGGAGCGGTGATCATGATG GGGATGCAGCACCTGAATCAGACAGCGAGATGGTCGAGGCGCAACCAAAACAGCCCCAAGAAAACTGTGAAAAATTACTGAGGAACGTCATTAAGCAAGATCCACAGATATCTGCTGCTTATGCATTCCCTAAGGACCAGCAGGAATCACACATGGCCTCAGAGCCACCACACACGTCATCGTTTGAAATGGACAACACCACCTGGGCCGGTCTGACTGTTACAACAGCTGCATTGCTGCAGAATCAAAATCCAACTAAAAGCAAAAGTTCTGTAAAGGCTACAGATGAGCTGTCCAACTCTGTCAGAGCAGATGTTCAGGTTACCCCAGGCAGAGATCAGATTTCATCCTCAGGAACCCCCAAGGCCAGACACAGTGAAGCATTAGGGGTGACGATCAAGGAGGAAGTCATCATTGATTCCGATGGGGAAAGTGCGCAtatggaaaagaaaaataagcCTGGGATCGCATCCCTCTTGTGTTCTGTAAAGCAGCACAAAGTGAGCTCAGGAGCGCACAAACTGAACCACATTTCCCATAAAGCAACAGTGCAGGAGGTTATGAAGCTGCATTCCAAAGTGGGCACAGGACTCAGATTGCAAGCTGCCATACAGCACCTCCATCGACCAATGAAAAAGGCCCCTCACACGCTCTCaaacagcactgctgctgcatTGTCCTTAGCTCACTCTCAGGTTATAAACTTGAATAACCTCAACAGGATTCCCTCCACATCcaaagctgctgctcctcctttgCTCTCAGTCCAGCGGCTTCACCTGAGCGACAAACAGACTTCACCACTCAACCGAGCTGGTGCTCCGTGGGTGAGCATCAAATCCCAGCATCAGTCTGTAAACTCTCATCACGCCAACCCTGCGTTGCATCCAGACTCCCAGGTACAAGCTGGACCCAGGCACCTGCTGCGCTGCAGCCAGTGTGGGAAGTGCTTCCCCCACCCGAGCAACCTGAAGGCCCACCTGCAGACTCACACAGGCGAGCGGCCTTTCTGCTGTTCGCTCTGCGGCCGCAGCTTCACAAAGCTCAGCAACCTCAAAGCGCATCGACGCGTCCACACCGGAGAGAGACCGTACTGCTGCCTGGCCTGTGGCAAACGCTTCACACAGAAATGTAACCTTAAACGCCACCAGAGGATCCACCTGGATGTATGA
- the LOC114432487 gene encoding zinc finger protein 329: MAETIITFQSQLSGVMETVFKAAMYEITRLVEDSFLEEMTRCGEQVESLKRRLKWSETRRKEREGDRSSRCSECGRAGMSSEDKPRATEEKGLKQENTLQVDSSQETDEETLSHEVEEAQPEAHAATKATQSLSVQDEKLDGLLKEERVQIMPETNESQGWGVNVEEADASALPGPSKRFSDQKIPKCHVNWETDFDQNQDGHSGDPAGPLFQSRHGIEGLAGFDKTGYGEAGMIDMGNFDGLQGSPYHIGENLSYVGHYDEDVEAPDRAEHQGQNRRVAASSPAGSPSKTNMDVGGEFGCLLINEDGYLQDPNILYSEQMSGDSGGRLSFRGHGNRIDPTVGSTENMYGPSDTYSDTLNLGERLQHQAAGRAGRRHTCNQCSMSFPDSASLKTHKQTHKGTGGPLYSCTQCGKTFTQACNLKVHQRIHSGQGLHLCSHCGKGFPSFSDLKTHKCGQTRDKPYCCTVCGNKFSRLWNLKLHRRIHTQEKPHQCSMCDKSFTRADILKVHQRTHTGERPYCCAVCGLSFKRLDHLKSHQRKHMTDL; this comes from the exons ATGGCCGAGACGATAATAACGTTTCAGTCCCAACTTTCTGGAGTTATGGAAACGGTCTTCAAAGCTGCCATGTATGAGATTACCCGACTGGTGGAGGATAGTTTTCTGGAGGAGATGACACGCTGCGGGGAGCAGGTGGAGTCCCTGAAGAGGCGACTGAAGTGGTCAGAGACCCGAcgcaaagaaagagagggagacaggagcaGCAGATGCAGCGAGTGCGGAAGAGCCGGGATGTCCAGTGAGGACAAGCCCAGAGCCACAG aAGAGAAAGGCCTGAAACAGGAGAACACTCTGCAAGTAGATAGTTCACAGGAAACTGACGAAGAGACGCTCAGTCATGAAGTCGAAGAGGCACAACCAGAGGCCCACGCTGCCACAAAGGCCACACAG TCACTGAGTGTACAAGACGAGAAGCTGGATGGACTGCTTAAGGAGGAACGTGTTCAGATTATGCCAGAAACCAATGAGTCACAAGGGTGGGGCGTAAATGTGGAGG AAGCAGATGCTTCAGCTCTACCAGGGCCCAGTAAACGCTTCAGTGACCAGAAAATCCCCAAGTGCCATGTAAACTGGGAAACTGACTTTGACCAGAACCAAGACGGACACTCAGGGGACCCAGCTGGACCCCTTTTCCAAAGCCGACATGGCATCGAAGGGTTGGCTGGCTTTGACAAGACTGGTTATGGAGAGGCTGGTATGATAGACATGGGTAATTTTGATGGGTTACAGGGTTCACCTTACCACATAGGGGAGAATCTGAGTTATGTGGGCCACTATGATGAGGATGTGGAGGCACCAGATAGAGCTGAGCATCAGGGTCAGAATAGAAGGGTTGCAGCGAGTTCACCTGCAGGTTCACCCTCAAAGACTAACATGGATGTAGGCGGAGAGTTCGGCTGTTTACTGATTAATGAGGACGGATATCTGCAGGACCCAAACATTTTGTACTCTGAGCAAATGTCAGGAGATTCAGGAGGCAGATTGAGCTTCCGGGGCCATGGCAATCGTATCGATCCGACTGTAGGCAGCACAGAAAACATGTATGGACCTTCAGATACTTACAGCGATACTTTAAACTTGGGAGAGAGGCTGCAGCATCAGGCCGCAGGAAGAGCAGGGAGGAGACACACCTGCAACCAGTGCTCCATGTCCTTCCCTGATTCTGCTTCCCTCAAGActcacaagcagacacacaaaggcaccGGAGGGCCTCTATACTCCTGCACCCAGTGTGGTAAGACCTTCACTCAGGCTTGTAACCTCAAAGTCCACCAGAGGATTCACTCAGGTCAGGGGCTCCATCTCTGCAGCCATTGTGGTAAAGGTTTCCCTTCTTTTTCGGACCTAAAGACACACAAGTGTGGACAAACAAGGGACAAACCTTATTGCTGCACAGTGTGTGGGAACAAGTTCAGCCGTTTGTGGAATTTGAAGTTGCACCGTAGAATTCACACGCAGGAAAAACCTCACCAGTGCAGCATGTGTGATAAGAGCTTCACACGGGCGGATATACTGAAGGTTCACCAGCGCACCCACACAGGGGAAAGACCGTACTGCTGCGCTGTGTGCGGCCTGAGCTTCAAACGGCTTGATCATCTAAAATCACATCAGCGCAAACACATGACGGATCTATAA